DNA from Rhipicephalus sanguineus isolate Rsan-2018 chromosome 11, BIME_Rsan_1.4, whole genome shotgun sequence:
GAAAGTGGCTCAGAGGTTCTGGTTCTTAACGTAGTGCAAATGAGAAGCTGTCCACACTGACTCAGCAGGTGATGTCAGCGCGGTTCACTGTGGTGCATTGTAAAGCACAAAAGTCTGTTTGGAGCACCTGTTTGCGTATTCGAAACATATGGTTTTAGCTTGACTGTTTAGTTTCCGGTTTGTTTCCTGATATAGACATTGGAGCCTCGCTTCAGGACAGGCAGCGTAGTATTATGCGAAATAGCATTACTAGTACTACTGCAATAGCATTTCAACAAGCGTTAGCTTCATGCGGACTGACGTAATTGGATCCGAACTGTCATTATAAATACAATTTGGTGCGTTTCAGTTTTCATCTTAGATGTCAAGCCCTATGGCTATGCGAATTGATTTGTTACTTCCCTTAAATAAGTTTCGAGAATTTGTGCTAAAAGCACAATATGAGTGAGACACATCATTATGGCGGTCTCCGGATGAACTttaaccatctggggttctttagtaGGCACGTAAACATAACTACACGGACGCTTTCGCGTTTCACGcttatcgaaatgcagccaccacgcccgagagtcgaacccgcgtccgcTAGTTTAGCAGCCCATGCTGTTACCCATCATATTAGGTTGCTCGTATTTCAGGGAGTGCTGGACTGCTCTGGGAAGCGTGAATTTGCGGCTGCCTCGTACCTGGCTATCCGGAATCACATCCTAAAGGAGACGGCCAATCCGTTCCAGGCGGCAAAGGTCGTCTATTCTATCGCCGTGAGTGACCTGTACTCTTGCCACACGAAGGGCGATTTATTTGTCCTTTGAAGACTTAGCTCTAAGCACTGATGTATAATGCTTCACAGCCAAAGTAAGAGTGGAGGAATTTTTGAAATGTTATTGTACATTAGCTTCACTAAATCATATAACAACAGATTTacggaggtaaaaaaaaaacactgccttCACCTCATGTTCTGAAAGTATTCATACAAAGGACAAGCAGTTGTCGCCTTTCCGAACCACCGGACAGGAGTGAgggatttttttttgcaaaaaaaaaagcgatgttaAAAATTGCGGCCTTTCTGCATGGGCGGTTTTGTTTTAGCCATAATGCAGTCGACAGTGAAAGACTTccataggaaaaaaaataaaagatgcaCGTTGACAAGTTCCAAGTTAAGCGATTAGACTAGTTGTGCATGAAAACAGTGTTTGCTAGAGTAATAAAGCATCACTAAGCCATTACCTACAATACCGCAAACCTGCGTCAAAAGCGCGTCAGCTTTGGCTAGTTCGAAAAGAAAACCTCATTCGCAGTTTTGGTAATCTTATTGCAAAATAACTTTTAGGGGTACTCTAAGCACAATATCGCCGTCGGCGTGGACGTTGGTATGGAGGTCCGTACGAATCTTAAATACTATAAAATCTTAACACGCTCTGCACGCGGTACGCGGTGGCATCGAGAGAGAGAGCGTAAAATACGGCGTGCGCACAAGCTTGCAATTAACCCACTAAAGTTTCAAAGGTTCAGCAAGCCGAGATGGTTAGTCGCTTCGTGGGCTGTCAGCGCCAACACCTTCGCATCTCTGTGCCTGACATCAGCTCGCGTTACTCGCGTGCTGAAGAAATTCGATGCATGTATCAGCCAACCTTCGCTGATTCTACTGGATAGTGAATGCTTATTGCAAAAATCAGGTGCCATACCTCAGTGACATTGTTTTTGAAGCGTCCGCGCAAATGTGCGCACATGTGCGCCAATCTAACAGCGGTTTTCCTTTTCCGCTCTTTTTTTGTAATAAATTCAGTTTGAAGTCAGTGCTCGTACTGTCAGCTCTTTACCTGTGTCCTCATTATTCAGCGTTGTGAAGTTATTTCACCATGTCTTATAAACTCAcgcaagcttccgtgcttcttaACTGGCGTTAGGTCAAGAATGCGTGAAGGCTCGTTCAGACCGGCGACTAGaaatggtcgcgcgactaagttagtcgcaaatggcCATTTCGGTCGCAAAGCGCGTGCTTTGGCTCAGTCACTCGCTGCTCGAATTTTCAGTCGCGCTactgcagtcgcaaagctctgagccaatcacgtacgcaggaacaggacgtcagcttattttacggggcggCAACGCGAGCTATATACGAGCAGATAGGAATTCTATGCGGCGACATACATctgtcgcacgcaggtgtgaacatcggccGCTTTGAGTCACTTTTTGActgccagtcgcaaacggtcgcgtgACCGGTGCTTGTTGCGCCTTAAGGCAACGCAATGCGTTTTCTGACATGTGCTAGTACAGTTCATAACAGCAGGGTTATCAAAGCCAGTGTTCGCTCTTGTCGACGGACATGTGTTCACCTTTGCCTGTGCACACGCAATGACCTGCACGCGTGCCTCACCTAGCTGGGCGCCGACGTGTTCCGCGCGACACTTCCCCTGAGCTTCCCGAAGCTGCATGATGCCGGCACACCGTCCAGCGTCTTCGACGGTCCAACGATACAGCCGAACAAGACCAGCTACGACCACGTGTGCCGCATGCCCAAGGGAGTCTTCGATGGCGACAGCGAGTGCGTCTACGCCATCCGACAGCAGGCAACCGGTAGCACCGAGGTGCGATGGACGCCTCGGCTGCTTCAAGCACACTGTATATAGTCTGTTTTaaacaaacacacaaatattTGCGGAATATCGGAACACTGCCCACCGGCGGCGGCTGGCTTTTGTGCTAGTCTAATCCAAGTGGTACACAGGAAAGCCGACATAAGCCCATAGGGGCCAGAAAACTGagatattaaagggcccctcaccagatcACATAGCAAaggagcgcaatgcatacactgggcgttcacgatcatgtctgccaaaatttgcaatgctacgcgccgcggaaatgggtcaaatttcaaggtgaacgctgcttgcccttcctctcgcgggcgcgcgctttagagaatgaggggatgacgtacatgagaaaatggccctacgtagatggtagtgctgtgacgtcgctcctctacgtagacgactgtgctctgacgtcgccaacagtagcacctGACACtgggataattatttgacacatgtgtagtttgtgtaatttgttgcttggatagattaataaaacttgagagaaataatgagacacacaaagggaatgtctgcgtctttttcatttttttttcgtgaattgcagcgagatgcggggctaatgtgcctccctttcccatgcgtttgtgtctccgcggttagcgcatcgagcagacgccaggcctggaaacgaaagtaatgttctggcgcgttcgagcacccATTATGCTCTTTTATTCTACCGCGtgcaagtaaacgttaatgcggcactggctcataatactgccactctcgtgcccgtacaaatgtctcaactttcatgcccgtcccgcagaaacaggcagtacaccgcagagaacgccgacaaaacgcccacggccgctacataaaaaaaaaaaaggtagcggccgtgcaacgccgctcgcgtgcccGGGCTGGCTcgtgcacgtcatgcgcacgtgaccatgcatgtgcatgacgtgttcatgcgtatgtgtcaagtgaagagggcagggaagggatttggcttgcgaaggctacacggggcgagtggcaagggtttgaaactcgcctcctcgcatcatggttccgcgccgctacaaattattgtttttctgagctcgtaatgaaccgatttgaaaaattcttccggcatactgctcttcaatcggcacacaacttccagcgtctaactaaaatttgctatgtggcctggtgaggggcactTTAATGAATAGCTACGAATGACAATCCCCCAAGCCTTCATGCATTTTCTGTAGCAGGATGGATAGGttggctagttggtgttgtaATTTTTGCTTTGAAAACTGAAAGCACGAATTAAAAGACACTGGACGAAGGAAGGCACACACGCCCTCACAATTGTGTGTATTGTAGAGTGTTTTACAGCAATTAATTGCAATTACAACGTAAATAATTATATAATTATGGTACAGTCAGTCATGCTATAATTTTTAATTAAACGAATTGAACGATCCAGTCAAGCTACACGCGTTATCTGCTCGTGGCGAGCATTCCTGAAaacataaaaatattttttttaccttaTTTTGTAACCAAAAACGCCCACGTCCAACGTCTCGTTAAACACGGTACTGCTTTCAACAAAGCGATCGTGTGTAGGTAAATACTTCAACCAAATGGGATATAAAGTAAGtttaggcaacaagaatgcttaattcACCATTCGCGCTCAGTGTTTTCGGTCTTTTTCTTGAGATTAGTGCAACGAAAGGGCGAAAACCAGTCGCGTCTTCAAATTAGGACACAGTGTCGCGGAGGGTTAATGATATGTATGCCGAGAAATAGTCACCTAGCGATTATCGCAATCTATCGATGAGGTTATGTACTTTGTCTCCTACCTGTATCTGGGACGATAGAGTTCTCATGGCCTCCTTTTCAGTTTCTAAAGGTATTTTGTTTATCGCAAGTGCCGAAATGTTCACATGACGAGTTGTTTACATTTCTATGAGCCTTGTGACCTTTAGCGCCTCAGCTCCTCAAGGTTGACAAAACTATAGGCTCGCGACGCAATCTCAGCTGCCTGACCTGCTAGCATTTACACGGTAGCCTATAAATTTCATTACGTCAAGCCGACTCAATTCTCATTAGTCAGGTTCATGCTAGCGTAACCTTTAAACATGAATGGGAATCAAACGGCGTTGAAAACTGGAgagacaaaaataagaaaacaggaCGAAGTGTTGACTGCCGTCAGAAATGCTCTAATCACACAAGGGTGACTGATAAAATtagaaaggaagggaaagaggAGCACTAAAAATGCGATAAGGAAACACACAAGAAAAGATGAGAATTAAGGTTCCAGGATCAATGCAAACCTCTATCGCGATGGGAAGAGATCGATGCCCAATCACTTACGAACGCAGATGGATCAGTGACGCATGCTTCTGCATTGAAATGAATTTTCAAGACCTCGAAAGCTTTTCGAGACCTCGAAACGACCGAGAAGAAACGAACAAAAGGGCTTACGCCCTCGTGtattcttaggcaaatgcataaaggaccatgCGACTTGTGTGTCCTTGTCTGTACTTGCAGTCTCACATGCATTTCTCCAATTTCTTGCTGTTCAGCTCGCCCTGTACGCAGGTCCCGAGGAACTGGCTGCGCGCATGCGCAATTCTTATGCCAGCAAAATTGGGGACACGACGGTCGCCGTGTATGACATGTTCCTGGATGACTTCAGCGGGAACTGCATGTCTGCCGAAGGGCCGACTACGACGCTGTCTCCGCTGGTGGCTGCCATTGCGGAGACCGGACTGTGACCGtagcctccgtgattagctctggcaacgcgcgttgccggagccaatcttgGAAGCCACGCTGTGACCGCGAATCAGCTCAACAATGCGTCCCTGCGGGGCTGACGCTGCTTAATTACCTTGCCCCAGGGCGGCGCTGCTGCTGACTTGTTTTGTGTCCATACAACTATCGCCGCTGTCCCAAGCGCTGCGATGATTCCTCTTTCATCGATGTAAATATTTGTTCGTTATATATACTTCGCTTGATTTCTACGGACTATTCGCTACAAGGAATTAATACAATTTTCATAATCTCTTCTTGGTTCATTATTGAGTGACCTTCGTTGTTTCAGTTTGGTTACGGCATAACAATAAGTAGGGCTTGCCTCCTACGTACGGCATGATGCCCTGTAGTAATGCATGCATGATTACCTGAAAAAGATGagaacccgccacgatggtctagtggaaggaactcgcctgctgacccgcaggtcgcgggatcgaatcccgaccgcggcggccgcattttcgatggagaggcccacgtacttagatttaggtgcacgttaaaggaccccaggtggtcaagatttccggagccctccactacggcatctttcATAATATCGAGGTAtcgggacgttaaaacccaataATTGAGACATCGAagtatatgaaaaaaaattcagcaggtcccacgccttgcgggaatcggttttatgcgaagcagtcggagagaagttctatgctgtattttctgGCTTTgcgcgaagcgttacgaggtgaatcgacgtgtttttgtaagtgcagtagtgtgcacgtcgtgggcttacaaggcacgtcgacaacactggcgtttaaagggtaacttatgggctgatataacgtcagcgctcacgttagagcacatacatcagtattatcgaaacgaggTGCCCTTTACGGTACGAccatatgaatatcatacgtaactttcgttagcgcattcccccgggctcgagcaacgcttgaatatagcttgcggaatcataggaatacaaatgtaatgtttattagactgcggagctaacactggaaccacagacattatcatgacatgacgcctgtaccataggagtacatatgtagtgtttattgctttgttacaaaattagacaaccagcactgcaacaacaattgacgttgcaccgagatTATGCCTGCACAGGACCTGGAGTGggtttgtggtagaatacctgacttctAGGCAGAGTGCTTAGGTTCCATTCCTGCGGGGAtcctgtttttttattctttgcattcgatgggtcaacgctgccgatgttagtttttcttaacactctcgcatttaagtaACCGATGCCTGTTATCGCCGTTCTTAGGTAgctataagctgtcaatcacctgtggcgatacccgtacaccgcggcccgtggttaacgggtatgtgccgcacgtgtctggaggattgacgacgtacgcgacaggattttcactttattcatgtcacgattacagtcatattcgtcaaatcctcttacccccccccccccgatgccaactttggtttacaccaagtgaaagaggcgatcacgagaacacgttcgcggctagatagatagatagatagatagatagatagatagatagatagatagatagatagatagatagatagatagatagatagatagatagatagatagaaccgTTCAAAGTGCctaggttcactaagaaatgcttcgcatttaataaatgtttCGGTGTTGCGTAATTGTTCCTCAGTTCGGACATAACAACGTACATTACAGCATAAATAAGAACATATACGTGATGTCATATGTATAGTGAAACGCGAcatgaatttttaggggcgaagctcctcagggtgtgggcctgtccctcctttgtagtatgtagtatgtagccacgcatagtggaatgtatccactccatgtgataaagatgacgatgaccactgatgaccatgaagaataagcgcgttccagtatagtggaatgtacccactacacgtgataacgatgacgatgacgctgatgaccatgaagtataagcgcgttccatgacgatgacgactgatggtcatgaagaataagcgcgttccagtatattggaatgtacccactacacgtgataacgatgacgctgatcaccatgaagtataagcgtgttgcagaccacacattctctttctgccatgaatgaaaacaatcgtgaaggcgctctcgccctcgaaaggcaaaacggcaacgtcgacaataaacgttcccccgagcttaacgtcatatatgaggacccccgcgtttgtgtcaggtctttgtatgatgatcgagtgggcaaaatttacggggattggcggtttaccagattacctccgcagcttcgcccactcatcataattcatttcgtggatatggcgtgatttttttagtaAAACGACTTCAATGAGCAATTGCTCGAGAAAACGGCGTTATGTCACTACGAATGGGGCCGATGAAGGTAACGTTGGCTCTGATGCTGGTTCGAGTCAAAATTCGGCCAATATGACTGGAATTGAAGGCAGTCGAGCTGCGGCTGAGACGAGACACTGGACGGAA
Protein-coding regions in this window:
- the LOC119374933 gene encoding uncharacterized protein LOC119374933 translates to MGGVNVHWDRPGDECDQEFTPAYFRAFLEALYLKNMSLILTVPPVLELVRKFWLISLTRYVDYVIVTTHLLRRQGVLDCSGKREFAAASYLAIRNHILKETANPFQAAKVVYSIALGADVFRATLPLSFPKLHDAGTPSSVFDGPTIQPNKTSYDHVCRMPKGVFDGDSECVYAIRQQATGSTELALYAGPEELAARMRNSYASKIGDTTVAVYDMFLDDFSGNCMSAEGPTTTLSPLVAAIAETGL